The following are from one region of the Hymenobacter sp. YIM 151858-1 genome:
- a CDS encoding alpha-amylase family glycosyl hydrolase translates to MKYPILFLLLLQGLWAQAVQLTFRVNMRGQTVAASGVHVAGNFQAAAGFGSDWNPATTLLTDADNDQIYEVTVDVPAGQYLYKFVNGNSWSGAEQPGAACGVPDGAGNVNRQVSLGGTAYRVPAVPFGGCATLVQFQVNMRGQTVTRAGVHVVGNFQTLAGYSANWDPTSIPLTDNNGDGIYEAQVALPAPMRFQYRFVNGATLAGAEQVPAACGTDDGTGTLARVFEATAATNTVPPACFGTCQDCGPTPTGYATHWWNDAVFYEIFVRSFYDSNADGKGDFAGLTQKLDYLNDGNPNTTSDLGITGIWLMPMMESPSYHGYDVTNYKATEPDYGTMAEFEAFLAAAHARGIKVIIDLVLNHSSNEHPWFRLAASSVGSPYRDWYRWQNTNPGLGWHQQNGSYYYAYFWSGMPDLNWRNAQMRAAMWDASRFWLKKGVDGYRLDAVKYLVENGSTIENTPETYGVLEEFHDSVRAVNPAAFTVGEAWSATPQVVPYVVNNRLDACFEFDLQGAIISSLNSGNPAALRTQLEVVDRTYPKLQYATFLSNHDQNRVLGTLGGDMARMKQAAALYLTMPGVPFLYYGEEVGMLGAGPDEDKRKPMQWTAGLNAGFTSGSPWRALNGNYAQYNVATQQADAGSLLNHYKQLIRLRNTHEALRKGYLLPVTASASSVLGYARVYNQEAVVTVANLGSAAASNTALSVQLSTLAAGQYQVTDLLSGQAAGVVTLDAQGGFSNWRVGLPALAANQTWVLRLTPAQPTPVRAGKADFSPRLYPNPASHVVRLELPGKPTGETQLRVYDLQGRVVQTVSFSGSNYQVDTQAWANGTYLLRVQSGPKVSVQRLVVVH, encoded by the coding sequence ATGAAATACCCGATACTCTTTCTGCTGCTCCTGCAGGGCCTTTGGGCGCAGGCGGTGCAGCTTACTTTCCGCGTGAATATGCGCGGGCAAACCGTGGCCGCGAGCGGTGTGCACGTGGCCGGCAACTTTCAGGCGGCGGCTGGCTTTGGCTCCGACTGGAACCCCGCCACTACCCTACTCACCGACGCCGACAACGACCAGATTTACGAGGTTACCGTGGATGTGCCCGCGGGCCAGTACCTCTACAAGTTTGTGAATGGCAACAGCTGGAGCGGGGCCGAGCAGCCCGGCGCGGCCTGTGGCGTACCCGATGGCGCGGGCAACGTAAACCGCCAGGTTTCCCTAGGTGGCACGGCCTACCGGGTGCCGGCGGTGCCGTTCGGCGGGTGTGCTACGCTGGTGCAATTTCAGGTGAACATGCGCGGCCAAACCGTAACCCGAGCCGGCGTGCACGTGGTAGGCAACTTTCAGACACTGGCCGGCTACAGCGCCAACTGGGACCCTACCAGCATACCGCTAACCGATAACAACGGCGACGGCATTTACGAGGCGCAGGTAGCGCTGCCGGCGCCCATGCGTTTTCAGTACCGCTTCGTGAACGGCGCTACGCTGGCCGGCGCCGAGCAGGTACCCGCCGCCTGCGGCACCGATGATGGCACCGGCACTTTGGCCCGCGTGTTCGAGGCTACGGCCGCCACCAACACCGTACCCCCCGCCTGCTTTGGCACTTGCCAGGACTGCGGCCCCACTCCCACCGGCTACGCCACGCATTGGTGGAACGACGCCGTGTTCTACGAAATCTTCGTGCGCAGCTTCTACGACTCGAACGCCGATGGCAAGGGCGACTTTGCCGGCCTCACGCAGAAGCTCGATTACCTGAACGACGGCAACCCCAACACCACCTCCGACCTGGGCATTACGGGCATTTGGCTGATGCCCATGATGGAGTCGCCGAGCTACCACGGCTACGACGTAACCAACTACAAAGCCACCGAGCCCGACTACGGTACCATGGCCGAGTTCGAGGCGTTTCTGGCCGCGGCCCACGCCCGCGGCATCAAGGTGATTATCGACCTGGTGCTGAATCACTCCTCCAACGAGCACCCGTGGTTTCGGCTGGCGGCCAGCAGCGTGGGCAGCCCCTACCGCGACTGGTACCGGTGGCAGAACACCAACCCGGGCCTGGGCTGGCATCAGCAAAACGGCAGCTACTACTACGCCTACTTCTGGAGCGGCATGCCCGACCTGAACTGGCGCAACGCCCAAATGCGCGCGGCCATGTGGGATGCTTCGCGTTTCTGGCTGAAAAAGGGCGTGGATGGCTACCGCCTCGATGCCGTGAAGTACCTGGTGGAAAACGGCAGCACCATCGAGAACACGCCCGAAACCTACGGGGTGCTGGAGGAATTTCACGACTCGGTTCGGGCCGTGAACCCCGCCGCGTTTACCGTGGGCGAAGCGTGGTCGGCCACGCCGCAGGTGGTGCCCTACGTGGTGAACAACCGCCTCGACGCCTGCTTCGAGTTTGACCTGCAGGGAGCCATCATCAGCAGCCTGAATAGCGGCAACCCGGCCGCGCTGCGCACGCAGCTGGAGGTTGTCGACCGCACGTACCCCAAGCTGCAGTACGCCACCTTCCTGAGCAACCACGACCAGAACCGCGTGCTCGGGACCCTAGGTGGCGATATGGCCCGCATGAAGCAGGCAGCTGCCTTGTACCTCACCATGCCCGGTGTGCCCTTCCTGTACTACGGCGAAGAGGTAGGCATGCTCGGCGCCGGCCCCGACGAAGACAAGCGCAAGCCCATGCAGTGGACGGCCGGCTTGAACGCGGGCTTTACCAGCGGCTCGCCCTGGCGCGCCCTCAACGGCAACTACGCGCAGTACAACGTAGCCACGCAGCAAGCCGATGCTGGTTCGCTGCTTAACCACTACAAGCAGCTCATCAGGCTGCGCAACACCCACGAGGCGCTGCGCAAGGGCTACCTGCTGCCCGTTACGGCCTCAGCCAGCTCGGTGCTGGGCTACGCCCGCGTGTACAACCAGGAGGCCGTCGTCACGGTGGCCAACCTGGGCAGCGCGGCGGCCAGCAACACGGCGCTTTCGGTGCAGCTTTCTACGCTGGCCGCGGGCCAGTACCAGGTTACCGATTTGCTTTCGGGGCAGGCGGCCGGCGTGGTTACGCTCGATGCGCAGGGTGGTTTTAGCAACTGGCGTGTGGGGCTGCCGGCGTTGGCCGCTAACCAAACGTGGGTGCTGCGCCTTACTCCGGCTCAGCCTACGCCGGTTAGGGCTGGCAAAGCTGATTTCAGCCCTAGGCTGTACCCCAACCCGGCTAGCCATGTAGTGCGCCTGGAGCTGCCTGGCAAACCTACCGGCGAAACGCAGCTGCGCGTGTACGATCTGCAGGGCCGTGTGGTGCAAACCGTGTCGTTTAGCGGCAGCAATTATCAGGTTGATACCCAGGCCTGGGCCAACGGCACTTATCTGCTGCGCGTGCAATCGGGCCCGAAGGTTTCGGTGCAGCGCTTGGTGGTGGTGCACTAG
- a CDS encoding endonuclease domain-containing protein, whose translation MATEHLHNLPHRKQHRRDLRNNATPAEAILWRCLRNSQLQGRKFRRQQSIGPYIVDFYCPAEQLVVELDGAGHFSVSGEAHDVARTAYLQSLGLRVLRFENVLVLQQVESVLAAIKAVFGHNIGATNNDRSTTPSPSSSEEGN comes from the coding sequence ATGGCTACCGAGCATCTGCATAACCTACCCCACCGAAAACAACACCGCCGCGACCTGCGCAACAACGCCACGCCTGCCGAAGCTATTCTGTGGCGTTGCCTGCGCAACAGCCAACTGCAAGGGCGCAAATTCCGGCGCCAGCAAAGTATCGGGCCGTACATCGTCGATTTTTACTGCCCTGCGGAGCAGCTGGTCGTGGAGCTGGACGGGGCCGGCCATTTCAGCGTGAGCGGCGAAGCGCATGATGTGGCCCGTACCGCTTACCTGCAGAGCTTGGGGCTGCGCGTGTTGCGTTTTGAGAACGTGTTGGTGCTGCAGCAGGTAGAGAGTGTATTGGCGGCTATTAAGGCGGTGTTTGGGCATAACATTGGGGCAACTAACAACGACCGGTCAACCACCCCTAGCCCCTCCTCATCTGAGGAGGGGAACTAG
- a CDS encoding IS5 family transposase (programmed frameshift), whose amino-acid sequence MNTDRTLLSDADWAVLAPLLPGRAGTRGVTAADNRRFVEAVLWVGRTGLPWRDLPPHLGQWHRVFVRFARWRQAGVWARVLAALQARGRAVGSPRSRQVQLDSTTVRAHQHAAGARKKRAPQALGRSRGGFSTKLHLAGDAAGYPLGFALTAGQAGDAPQAAALLAPHLAPGRLVIADTAYDSDALRGQIAAAGAVAVIPPKPNRRQPPPLDRAAYRDRNQAERLVNRLKQHRRIATRYDKCADSYLAFVYARAILLWLK is encoded by the exons ATGAACACAGACCGCACGTTGTTGAGTGATGCCGATTGGGCCGTGTTGGCCCCGTTGCTGCCGGGCCGGGCGGGCACGCGCGGGGTGACAGCCGCGGACAACCGGCGGTTCGTGGAGGCCGTGCTTTGGGTGGGCCGCACCGGGTTGCCCTGGCGCGATTTGCCGCCGCACCTGGGCCAGTGGCACCGGGTGTTCGTGCGCTTCGCGCGCTGGCGGCAGGCCGGCGTGTGGGCGCGCGTACTGGCCGCGCTGCAAGCCCGCGGCCGCGCCGTGGGCAGCCCGCGCAGCCGGCAGGTACAACTCGACTCGACCACGGTGCGGGCGCACCAGCACGCGGCCGGGGCGCGAAAAAAACGGGC GCCGCAGGCGCTGGGGCGTAGCCGCGGCGGCTTCTCCACCAAGCTGCACCTGGCCGGCGACGCGGCGGGCTACCCGCTGGGTTTTGCGCTGACCGCCGGGCAGGCTGGCGACGCGCCGCAAGCCGCCGCCCTGCTGGCCCCGCATTTAGCACCCGGGCGGCTGGTCATCGCCGACACGGCTTACGACTCCGACGCGCTGCGGGGCCAGATTGCCGCGGCGGGCGCCGTGGCCGTGATTCCGCCCAAGCCCAACCGCCGCCAGCCCCCGCCGCTGGACCGCGCCGCCTACCGCGACCGGAACCAGGCCGAGCGCTTGGTGAACCGCCTCAAGCAGCACCGGCGCATCGCCACGCGCTACGACAAATGCGCCGATAGCTACTTGGCCTTCGTCTACGCCAGAGCCATCTTGCTGTGGCTCAAATGA
- a CDS encoding nucleotidyltransferase family protein: MTQNYRLLAESVRNRINPEHLAFQKRFSEELSTLSYSDVLVYVRLAMKGVDPDYTRRSKEAGERVKDHLNASLNDVAFRYQGSVMTNTHIRAHSDIDLLTISNKFYSYDAHSAKKAVDEQIGSLSWSQLQKLRSEVDMSPYTGSPLEDLRLLRRDCENILKNKYSICDISHAKAIKITNLSLGRDVDIVIANYYDDVMSILHDKGEYRGIQVYNKDTHTRGMVDFPFLSIKRINDRGEETVGRVKKMIRFLKNIKAKSSVDIKLSSFDFNAICYDITVDKYKNAKFYELVPVIYQQVKSLCDDQRHADALKSVDGREYIFRNNPAKLESLRSILNEVSGIYNDLIKSGVFGKVLV; the protein is encoded by the coding sequence ATGACCCAGAACTACAGATTGCTAGCCGAAAGTGTTAGAAACAGAATAAACCCTGAACATCTTGCTTTTCAAAAAAGATTTTCGGAGGAGCTTTCTACTTTATCTTATAGTGATGTGTTGGTCTATGTTAGGCTGGCAATGAAAGGAGTTGATCCAGATTACACACGTAGGAGCAAAGAGGCGGGTGAAAGAGTGAAAGACCACCTAAATGCTTCGTTGAATGACGTGGCTTTCCGATATCAAGGTTCGGTCATGACGAATACCCATATTAGGGCTCATAGTGATATTGATTTGCTGACAATTTCTAATAAATTTTATTCGTATGATGCTCATTCAGCTAAGAAAGCTGTTGATGAACAGATTGGTAGTTTGTCTTGGAGCCAATTGCAGAAATTGAGAAGTGAAGTTGATATGTCTCCCTATACAGGCTCTCCATTAGAGGACTTGAGACTGCTAAGAAGGGATTGTGAAAATATACTTAAGAATAAGTATTCAATTTGTGATATTTCACATGCGAAGGCTATAAAAATCACTAATCTTAGTCTAGGTAGAGATGTTGATATAGTCATTGCAAACTATTATGATGATGTTATGTCTATTCTGCACGATAAAGGGGAGTATAGAGGTATACAAGTGTATAACAAAGACACGCATACTCGTGGTATGGTTGATTTTCCTTTCTTAAGTATCAAACGCATCAACGATAGGGGAGAAGAAACCGTTGGTCGTGTAAAGAAAATGATTAGATTTTTGAAAAATATTAAGGCAAAATCTTCAGTTGATATTAAGCTAAGTAGCTTTGACTTCAATGCTATATGTTATGATATAACAGTTGATAAATACAAAAATGCTAAATTTTACGAGTTGGTTCCTGTTATTTATCAACAAGTTAAGAGTTTATGTGATGACCAAAGGCATGCTGATGCTCTGAAATCTGTTGACGGGAGAGAGTATATCTTCAGGAACAACCCAGCTAAACTTGAAAGCTTGAGAAGTATTCTCAATGAAGTCTCGGGGATATACAATGACTTAATCAAGTCTGGTGTATTTGGCAAAGTTTTAGTATAA
- a CDS encoding CBASS system CD-NTase-associated NAD(+) hydrolase Cap12, whose amino-acid sequence MQQVKKRIFIGSSSEELTLAGIAKTVLEKDFDVTIWNDNVWDTSVFKINQNFLSDLLKASLQYDFGVLLGTTDDKVIYRDKELLQPRDNVLFELGLFTGRLGLSKCAFIIEKELKVMSDLSGISLARFEKGDLKGFISAVEQVRDLFLSSRDTEINFFPSATLASVYFENLVVPICKHVIENDGFDLGEIKYNKCILNIVIPEKISLDVNIQFEKMKRGVEMENVSFKYAGRPRYISIETKIKDNVLEFVDFPTIIAGINHAIQNLLPADFNSMSPDYESILDRELKRFITTLKTLLLRHGFDEMVCIKRDMVSSKE is encoded by the coding sequence ATGCAACAAGTAAAAAAAAGAATATTTATTGGCTCCTCCTCTGAGGAATTGACCCTTGCTGGAATTGCAAAAACAGTTTTAGAAAAGGATTTCGATGTTACAATTTGGAATGATAATGTATGGGATACATCAGTATTTAAAATAAATCAAAATTTCCTTTCTGATTTATTAAAAGCTTCATTGCAATATGATTTTGGTGTTCTGCTAGGAACGACTGATGACAAAGTTATTTACCGAGATAAGGAATTACTCCAACCTCGAGATAATGTTTTGTTTGAGTTAGGTTTGTTTACTGGGCGTCTCGGCTTATCTAAATGTGCATTTATTATCGAAAAAGAACTTAAGGTAATGTCAGACCTTAGTGGTATCTCATTAGCAAGGTTTGAAAAAGGTGATCTAAAAGGATTTATTTCAGCAGTTGAACAAGTTCGTGATTTGTTTCTTTCAAGTAGAGATACGGAAATTAATTTTTTCCCATCTGCTACTCTTGCATCTGTATATTTTGAAAACCTTGTTGTTCCAATTTGCAAGCATGTAATTGAAAATGATGGATTCGATCTGGGGGAAATAAAATATAACAAATGTATTCTAAATATAGTTATTCCTGAAAAAATAAGTTTAGATGTTAATATACAATTTGAAAAAATGAAACGTGGTGTGGAAATGGAAAATGTTTCTTTTAAGTACGCAGGAAGACCCAGGTACATAAGTATTGAAACGAAAATTAAAGATAATGTTTTAGAATTTGTTGATTTCCCAACAATCATTGCTGGTATCAATCATGCAATACAAAATTTGCTGCCTGCTGATTTCAACTCCATGAGTCCTGATTATGAGTCAATACTTGATAGAGAATTAAAGCGTTTTATAACGACATTGAAAACATTGTTACTGAGACACGGATTTGATGAAATGGTGTGTATTAAAAGAGATATGGTTTCAAGTAAGGAGTAA
- a CDS encoding M3 family metallopeptidase: protein MAENLREIQAIADNKQPATFDNTIAALERAGQRLDEVQTVYGIWSGTLSTPEVQAVQREMAPKLAAFSDQINQNAALFKRIEAVYNSPDKKKLTPEQQRLTWVYYNNFVRAGAKLDATAKARLSKINQELANLYTRFSQNLLADETDSLLVLKTAADLGGLPASLQTDAANAAAARKVQAAGVIVNTRSSVEPFLTYSDQRKLREKAWRMFYNRGDNGGARDNNALISQILPLRAERSKLLGYKTYAHWRLDNTMAKTPEAAMKLMEDVWKPAVARVREEVADMQAVANKEGANITIEPWDYRYYAEKVRKARYDLDQNEVQQYLQLDKMREGMFWVAGELFNFTFVPVTNVPVYHPDVKVWEVKDKTSGKHVGLWYFDPYARPGKRSGAWMNAYRKQERLDGEVTTIVSNNSNFVKGKDGEPTLISWTDASTLFHEFGHALHGLSSNVTYPSLSGTNVLRDYVEFPSQILENWLPTPQVLQRFALHYKTGKPIPQELVDRIEKASTFNQGFETTEFLGSALIDMKLHLAGDQKIDPDKFERETLAELGMPKEIVMRHRTPQFGHVFSGEGYAAGYYGYLWSQVLAADGFSAFTEAGGAYDKAVGQRLTKHVFSVGNTVDPAEAYRKFRGRDPKVDALMKERGFPATTAKPSNKKPAPKTSNKKA from the coding sequence ATGGCCGAAAACCTGCGCGAGATTCAGGCCATTGCCGATAACAAGCAACCCGCCACCTTCGACAACACCATTGCCGCCCTGGAGCGCGCCGGCCAGCGCCTCGACGAGGTGCAGACGGTGTACGGCATTTGGTCGGGTACGCTGAGCACGCCCGAGGTGCAAGCCGTGCAGCGCGAAATGGCCCCGAAGCTTGCGGCGTTCAGCGACCAGATAAACCAGAACGCGGCGCTGTTTAAGCGAATCGAGGCGGTGTACAACTCGCCCGACAAAAAGAAGTTGACGCCCGAGCAGCAGCGCCTTACTTGGGTGTACTACAACAACTTTGTGCGGGCCGGCGCCAAGCTCGATGCCACCGCCAAAGCCCGCCTCTCCAAAATCAACCAGGAGCTGGCCAACCTCTACACCCGCTTTTCGCAGAACCTGCTGGCCGACGAAACCGACTCGCTGCTGGTGCTCAAAACCGCGGCCGACCTAGGCGGCCTGCCCGCTTCGTTGCAAACCGATGCGGCCAACGCCGCCGCGGCGCGCAAGGTGCAGGCGGCGGGCGTTATCGTGAACACCCGCTCGTCGGTGGAGCCGTTCCTGACGTACTCCGACCAGCGCAAGCTGCGCGAGAAAGCCTGGCGCATGTTCTACAACCGCGGCGACAACGGCGGCGCCCGCGACAACAACGCCCTCATTTCGCAGATTCTGCCGCTGCGGGCCGAGCGCTCCAAGTTGCTGGGCTACAAAACCTACGCCCACTGGCGCCTCGACAACACCATGGCCAAAACCCCCGAAGCCGCCATGAAGCTGATGGAGGACGTGTGGAAGCCGGCCGTGGCACGCGTGCGCGAGGAAGTAGCCGACATGCAGGCCGTAGCCAACAAAGAGGGCGCCAACATCACGATTGAGCCCTGGGACTACCGCTACTACGCCGAGAAAGTGCGCAAAGCCCGCTACGACCTCGACCAGAACGAGGTGCAGCAGTACCTGCAGCTCGATAAAATGCGCGAGGGCATGTTTTGGGTAGCCGGCGAGCTGTTCAACTTCACCTTCGTGCCCGTAACGAACGTGCCCGTGTACCACCCCGACGTGAAAGTGTGGGAGGTGAAAGACAAGACCTCGGGCAAGCACGTAGGCCTGTGGTATTTCGACCCGTACGCCCGCCCCGGGAAACGCTCGGGCGCCTGGATGAACGCCTACCGCAAGCAGGAGCGCCTCGATGGCGAGGTTACCACCATCGTATCGAACAACTCCAACTTTGTGAAGGGCAAGGACGGCGAGCCGACGCTGATTTCCTGGACCGACGCCAGCACCTTGTTCCACGAATTTGGCCACGCCCTGCACGGCCTGTCGTCGAACGTGACGTACCCCTCGCTCTCGGGCACCAATGTATTGCGCGACTACGTGGAGTTCCCCTCGCAGATCCTCGAAAACTGGCTGCCCACGCCGCAGGTGCTGCAGCGCTTTGCCCTGCACTACAAAACCGGCAAGCCCATTCCGCAGGAGCTCGTCGACCGTATCGAAAAGGCCTCGACCTTTAACCAGGGCTTCGAAACCACGGAGTTCCTAGGTAGCGCCCTCATCGACATGAAGCTGCACCTGGCCGGCGACCAGAAGATTGACCCCGACAAGTTTGAGCGCGAAACCCTGGCCGAGCTGGGCATGCCCAAGGAGATTGTGATGCGCCACCGCACGCCGCAGTTCGGCCACGTGTTTTCGGGCGAAGGCTACGCGGCCGGCTACTATGGCTACCTCTGGTCGCAGGTGCTGGCGGCCGACGGCTTCAGCGCCTTCACCGAAGCTGGTGGTGCCTACGACAAAGCCGTGGGCCAGCGCCTGACCAAGCACGTGTTCTCGGTAGGCAACACCGTTGACCCCGCCGAAGCCTACCGCAAGTTCCGCGGCCGCGACCCGAAAGTGGATGCGCTGATGAAGGAACGCGGCTTCCCGGCTACTACGGCCAAGCCTAGCAACAAAAAGCCGGCACCCAAAACCAGCAACAAGAAGGCTTAG
- a CDS encoding phosphatase PAP2 family protein: MPPDSSARPLKTCVDSLLRHGRTVYYTVRGHAAWVRQRPVVQKFGVPVLLIGTGAIIRNEVELFELEMEIDESVRDGAQRHLYGVRTNIDDYLRHVPAYATLGLSVAGVKGSNKILDQALLLGLIYQVNSGITSHLKRWTQVERPNGQNQRSFPSSHTSTAFATAHFMHKEYGHRSAWYSVGAYAMATSTAALRVAKDNHWTSDVVAGAGVGILSTELAYWAYPALKRTAQRLGQHLGRKPKQQASGGTQVLVSPYYAQGAVGACLMVGLR, translated from the coding sequence ATGCCGCCGGATAGCTCCGCCCGCCCCCTGAAAACCTGCGTCGACTCGCTGCTGCGGCATGGGCGCACTGTCTATTACACCGTTCGCGGGCACGCCGCTTGGGTGAGGCAACGTCCGGTGGTGCAAAAGTTTGGGGTACCGGTCCTGCTCATCGGTACGGGCGCCATTATCCGCAACGAGGTGGAGTTGTTCGAGCTGGAAATGGAAATCGACGAATCGGTGCGCGATGGTGCGCAGCGCCACCTTTACGGGGTGCGCACCAACATCGACGATTACCTGCGGCACGTGCCCGCCTACGCCACCTTGGGACTGAGCGTGGCCGGCGTGAAGGGCAGCAACAAAATACTCGATCAGGCCCTGCTATTGGGCCTCATTTATCAGGTAAACAGCGGCATTACCAGTCATCTGAAGCGCTGGACGCAGGTGGAGCGCCCCAACGGCCAGAACCAGCGCTCCTTCCCCAGCAGCCACACCAGCACGGCCTTCGCCACGGCTCATTTCATGCACAAAGAATACGGCCACCGCAGTGCCTGGTACAGCGTTGGCGCCTATGCCATGGCTACCTCTACCGCGGCCCTGCGCGTGGCGAAAGACAACCACTGGACATCCGACGTGGTAGCTGGCGCGGGTGTGGGCATTTTGTCTACGGAGCTGGCCTACTGGGCTTACCCCGCGCTCAAACGGACCGCCCAGCGCCTAGGTCAGCATTTGGGCCGCAAACCCAAGCAGCAAGCCAGCGGGGGCACTCAGGTATTAGTCTCGCCTTACTATGCGCAAGGCGCTGTGGGTGCCTGCCTGATGGTTGGCCTGCGTTGA
- a CDS encoding LexA family transcriptional regulator yields MSYIGNNIRKIRAVKKLSQAAFAELFGLARPSVGAYEEGRSEPKMETLIQIAQHFGLSVDLLLTRELTVNDLYRFDIFQQELKAAPPPDVKAEADKQAHLTPLVPADRVLEYIVHHHNPGFVDELTPLTFPHRLGPTTRAFELSGADMQPTLRHHDVVLCCPVDRAAPVLRVGEVYAFVTQNRLLVRRLAERLPDGPVLRLRADNSDYPVQEFDLGQALEIWEVKAVFSTHLRPPAVLDERVSKLERQVEQLLARLQ; encoded by the coding sequence ATGTCCTACATCGGAAACAATATCCGGAAGATACGAGCGGTTAAAAAGCTAAGCCAAGCGGCATTTGCCGAATTGTTTGGCTTGGCAAGACCGAGCGTGGGAGCGTACGAAGAGGGCCGCTCGGAGCCAAAAATGGAAACGCTGATTCAGATTGCTCAGCATTTTGGCTTATCGGTAGACCTGCTACTAACGAGAGAACTCACCGTAAACGACCTCTACCGCTTCGATATTTTTCAGCAGGAGCTGAAGGCCGCCCCGCCGCCCGACGTGAAAGCCGAAGCCGACAAGCAGGCGCACCTCACGCCGCTGGTGCCCGCCGATCGGGTGCTCGAGTACATCGTGCACCACCACAACCCCGGGTTCGTCGACGAGCTGACCCCGCTCACGTTTCCGCACCGGCTCGGGCCAACCACCCGCGCCTTCGAGCTGAGCGGGGCCGATATGCAGCCCACCCTGCGCCACCACGATGTGGTGCTGTGCTGCCCCGTCGACAGGGCCGCGCCCGTGCTGCGCGTGGGCGAGGTGTATGCATTTGTGACGCAAAACCGGTTGCTGGTGCGCCGCCTGGCCGAGCGCCTGCCCGATGGCCCGGTGCTGCGCCTGCGCGCCGACAACTCCGACTACCCCGTGCAGGAGTTCGACCTAGGGCAGGCGCTGGAAATCTGGGAGGTGAAGGCCGTGTTCAGCACGCACCTGCGCCCGCCGGCCGTGCTCGACGAGCGCGTGAGCAAACTGGAGCGGCAGGTAGAGCAACTGCTGGCGCGTTTGCAGTAG
- a CDS encoding MaoC family dehydratase has translation MSQLTISSLADLEQYEGQMLGASEYHAISQEQINSFAAATLDFQWIHTDAERAQRESPFKATIAHGYLTVALLPYLWQQIVRIENLKMQVNYEIENLRFNQPVAVNSEVRLLAKLLSVKNLRGIAKARIEVILEVKDSKKPAYTGIVTFLYHFND, from the coding sequence ATGAGCCAACTTACCATCAGCAGCCTCGCCGACCTCGAGCAGTACGAGGGGCAAATGCTGGGTGCCTCCGAGTACCACGCCATCAGCCAGGAGCAAATCAACAGCTTTGCTGCCGCCACGCTCGATTTTCAGTGGATACACACCGACGCGGAGCGTGCCCAGCGCGAGTCGCCGTTTAAGGCCACCATTGCCCACGGCTACCTCACGGTAGCGCTGTTGCCCTACCTCTGGCAGCAGATTGTGCGCATCGAGAACCTGAAAATGCAGGTGAACTACGAAATCGAAAACCTGCGCTTCAACCAACCCGTGGCCGTGAACAGCGAAGTGCGCCTGCTGGCTAAGCTGCTGTCGGTGAAAAACCTGCGCGGCATTGCCAAAGCGCGCATCGAGGTGATTCTGGAAGTGAAAGACAGCAAGAAGCCCGCCTACACGGGCATCGTTACCTTCCTGTACCACTTCAACGACTAG